One segment of Ipomoea triloba cultivar NCNSP0323 chromosome 12, ASM357664v1 DNA contains the following:
- the LOC115998134 gene encoding NAC domain-containing protein 41-like isoform X1 → MIPIFDSTALNPKPTMDELEAFERDYEPGMGIETIGGQYFRPTEYELIDEFLKKKIGRRPLPNEIIKEIPFLYEYPPELLPIWKFKYARNYEAYYFTHKGKKPNGEFLGGKNFEGQWKTEGPEEPCFGQNQILGFKRKLYFYRSEKRTGWVIKEYRYNPKRVPAHYLQNRFFHGFLLNYVVLKIKFNPDLREKFTAEESFSISMEDAKDLDVFQDFEG, encoded by the exons ATGATTCCAATCTTTGACAGTACtgctctaaaccctaaacctaccATGGATGAATTGGAAGCATTCGAGCGTGATTACGAACCGGGTATGGGTATTGAGACTATAGGCGGTCAGTATTTTCGCCCTACCGAATACGAATTGATTGACGAATTTCTGAAGAAAAAGATCGGACGTCGCCCTCTTCCCAACGAGATCATCAAAGAGATTCCATTTTTGTACGAGTATCCTCCTGAACTTCTCCCAATTT GGAAGTTCAAGTATGCGAGGAACTATGAGGCATACTATTTTACCCACAAAGGTAAAAAACCAAATGGTGAGTTTCTTGGAGGAAAGAATTTTGAAGGTCAATGGAAAACTGAAGGTCCCGAAGAGCCATGTTTTGGTCAGAACCAAATTCTGGGGTTCAAAAGAAAGCTATACTTTTACCGCAGTGAGAAGAGGACAGGTTGGGTGATAAAGGAGTACAGATACAATCCAAAGCGAGTTCCTGCCCATTATCTTCAGAATAGGTTCTTTCATGGCTTC TTATTAAATTACGTGGTCTTGAAAATTAAGTTCAATCCAGACTTGAGGGAGAAATTTACTGCAGAAGaatcattttcaatttcaatggaAGATGCAAAAGACTTGGATGTTTTCCAGGACTTTGAAGGTTAA
- the LOC115998134 gene encoding NAC domain-containing protein 41-like isoform X2, translating to MIPIFDSTALNPKPTMDELEAFERDYEPGMGIETIGGQYFRPTEYELIDEFLKKKIGRRPLPNEIIKEIPFLYEYPPELLPIWKFKYARNYEAYYFTHKGKKPNGEFLGGKNFEGQWKTEGPEEPCFGQNQILGFKRKLYFYRSEKRTGWVIKEYRYNPKRVPAHYLQNSY from the exons ATGATTCCAATCTTTGACAGTACtgctctaaaccctaaacctaccATGGATGAATTGGAAGCATTCGAGCGTGATTACGAACCGGGTATGGGTATTGAGACTATAGGCGGTCAGTATTTTCGCCCTACCGAATACGAATTGATTGACGAATTTCTGAAGAAAAAGATCGGACGTCGCCCTCTTCCCAACGAGATCATCAAAGAGATTCCATTTTTGTACGAGTATCCTCCTGAACTTCTCCCAATTT GGAAGTTCAAGTATGCGAGGAACTATGAGGCATACTATTTTACCCACAAAGGTAAAAAACCAAATGGTGAGTTTCTTGGAGGAAAGAATTTTGAAGGTCAATGGAAAACTGAAGGTCCCGAAGAGCCATGTTTTGGTCAGAACCAAATTCTGGGGTTCAAAAGAAAGCTATACTTTTACCGCAGTGAGAAGAGGACAGGTTGGGTGATAAAGGAGTACAGATACAATCCAAAGCGAGTTCCTGCCCATTATCTTCAGAATAG TTATTAA